In one Leishmania panamensis strain MHOM/PA/94/PSC-1 chromosome 14 sequence genomic region, the following are encoded:
- a CDS encoding hypothetical protein (TriTrypDB/GeneDB-style sysID: LpmP.14.0600), whose product MRGLRLSRHAWRSRPSTAAAALCTSSSCTASMTGAAVVVAVSCGTPAVSAVYSAWCFYSTTQTKQSTNEDVNSPRNTAVDTSVDADATSEDAMDLVWSAIPDVHEQYHEATLKSNQQEHGAATSTRSTRGSPHEDSRASNANDTAASSPVPPVSYVWVSLHNMPRNWLHEDIVEMIHQVAEHAGIATPKAHHPPHSASGLENDATRKEDEEGYTDKETSSVLSCMSSPFVRRLHIPFGRRTGLVYGSPKLLLTSPQLADYLIHQLTFDPDDFRSRVYFTRTNPEELPSGYQQQQQQQPHEGGGVGRGAANSDGVAQVTYTPIEETVEREQDEALHTLVLDRYLFAPDLLLDIAKSHQRRLVTKNEKVLLNAFLDGEEDSDDEEADEDGEDGDAAGGDSGVDDDAEVAAASLARRQRQRHRAMSSRGSSKKKSRPICRVRAGTQKHLGRGSMHNMPIPKPYVEGRNL is encoded by the coding sequence ATGCGTGGACTGCGGCTCTCTCGTCACGCATGGCGATCACGCCCgtccaccgcggcggcggcgctgtgcacATCAAGTAGCTGCACCGCAAGCATGACAGGAGCAGCGgttgtcgtcgccgtctcgTGCGGAACTCCAGCAGTGTCGGCAGTGTACAGCGCGTGGTGCTTTTATAGTACGACACAAACGAAGCAAAGCACCAACGAAGATGTGAATAGCCCCAGAAACACTGCCGTGGACACCAGTGTGGACGCCGACGCAACGAGCGAGGACGCTATGGATCTCGTATGGTCAGCCATACCCGACGTGCATGAACAGTATCACGAGGCGACGTTGAAGAGCAACCAGCAGGAGCACGGTGCTGCCACATCGACCCGTTCGACAAGGGGCTCGCCTCACGAGGATAGTCGAGCATCCAATGCGAACGACACAGCCGCATCCTCGCCGGTGCCACCAGTGTCGTACGTGTGGGTATCGCTGCACAACATGCCCCGCAACTGGCTTCATGAAGACATTGTGGAGATGATCCACCAAGTTGCCGAGCATGCAGGCATCGCCACGCCCAAGGCTCACCACCCACCACACTCTGCTTCGGGTCTAGAGAACGACGCGACAAGAAAAGAGGACGAAGAGGGTTACACCGACAAGGAAACCAGCAGCGTGCTGAGCTGCATGTCCTCGCCGTTTGTCCGCCGTCTACACATTCCCTtcggccgccgcaccggcctTGTGTACGGCAGCCCGAAGCTGCTACTCACCTCTCCGCAGCTTGCTGACTATCTCATCCATCAACTCACCTTCGACCCAGATGACTTCCGCAGTCGTGTGTATTTCACGCGCACGAATCCAGAAGAGCTGCCCAGCGGctatcagcagcagcagcagcagcagccacacgaGGGGGGTGGTGTTGGACGTGGTGCAGCCAACAGCGACGGGGTGGCGCAAGTTACGTACACACCGATTGAGGAGACGGTGGAGCGGGAGCAGGATGAGGCGCTGCACACCTTGGTGCTCGACCGCTACCTATTCGCCCCAGACCTGCTCCTCGACATTGCTAAGTCGCATCAGAGGCGGCTCGTTACTAAAAACGAGAAAGTGCTACTCAACGCCTTTctcgacggcgaggaggacagcgaTGATGAGGAGGCGGACGAAGATGGCGAGGATGGCGACGCCGcaggcggcgacagcggtgtcgacgacgatgctgaagttgctgctgcgtcgctcgcgcgccgccaacggcagcggcaccgtgcAATGTCGAGCCGCGGGTCCAGTAAGAAGAAGTCACGCCCCATATGCCGTGTCCGGGCGGGAACGCAGAAGCATCTGGGGCGCGGCTCCATGCACAACATGCCCATCCCGAAGCCCTACGTGGAGGGTCGCAATCTGTAG
- a CDS encoding hypothetical protein (TriTrypDB/GeneDB-style sysID: LpmP.14.0610) — protein MTENGGDDELDALVDSILQSRHRPTNTRRMSQRLPSPKQQRPSNPGPTPSQSGGLSVNKTASTRQRGHTSSDGHNTYVRTPMHAVSPGGSCRNVGNFAPTVPPTHHASTSTSRAMSTHLDAGDGEDGEEEDLNALVERILAGSGACGSHSTSGSSGHAQERQNAPPSAAVSTSSPHFSQISPLHIGSSEASSRKQLGGATRVQGGSHSQPRMFGTDSVSRGARMQAVVRRLALWYERKEAKRVQAVYEALEREQQDCTFEPSINHLEVEVGSSVAIDEEGHSLGQHYCDPDEEPHYLSLLSKARGVSSNRAVSHTNTISMPLSSSRDTSHMCEYIPSLQPPSQPIAGADVFVERLRRAQDERDAAQEAEEAKRLHYYDPTTFRRGITVSAPFEFADTRPRRLGTVTAAVTSAPSRGLSGAVGDARSNPPPLSARAAAFATYKDAGATPPPTAKKSFHNVDASKHTTAENTFLSLAPHIRQTLLFGRQMELQLRRATDRVRRRTGVE, from the coding sequence CCACACCCTCGCAGTCGGGTGGCTTGAGCGTCAACAAGACCGCCTCGACGCGGCAAAGAGGACAtaccagcagcgatggccACAACACCTACGTGAGAACCCCCATGCACGCCGTGAGCCCTGGCGGCAGCTGTAGAAATGTAGGCAACTTTGCGCCAACCGTACCGCCCACGCACCACGCGTCGACGTCCACGAGCAGAGCGATGTCAACGCACCTGGATGCTGGTGATGGAGaggatggagaagaggaagactTGAACGCCCTGGTCGAGCGCATCCTTGCTGGTTCTGGTGCCTGTGGGTCTCACTCTACCTCAGGGTCGTCGGGGCACGCCCAGGAGCGGCAGAACGCGCCGCCTTCAGCAGCCGTATCCACCTCGTCCCCGCACTTCTCCCAGATCTCGCCACTGCACATCGGGAGCTCCGAggccagcagcagaaagCAGTTAGGGGGCGCCACTCGGGTGCAGGGGGGAAGCCATAGCCAGCCTCGCATGTTCGGCACCGACTCCGTCTCACGGGGGGCCCGCATGCAGGCGGTTGTCCGCCGGCTCGCCCTCTGGTACGAGCGCAAGGAAGCGAAGCGTGTGCAGGCTGTGTACGAGGCTCTCGAGCGGGAGCAACAGGACTGCACCTTCGAGCCGAGTATCAACCACTTGGAAGTGGAGGTGGGGAGCAGTGTAGCTATCGACGAGGAGGGTCACTCACTAGGCCAGCACTACTGCGACCCAGATGAGGAGCCGCattacctctctctcttgtcgaAGGCTCGTGGCGTGTCCAGCAACCGCGCAGTCTCGCACACGAACACGATCAGCATGCCCTTGTCGTCTTCTCGAGACACGTCGCACATGTGCGAGTACATTCCGTCACTGCAGCCACCGTCGCAGCCCATCGCTGGTGCCGACGTCTTTGTGGAGCGCCTGCGGCGTGCGCAGGATGAGCGGGACGCGGCGCAAGAGGCcgaggaggcaaagaggcTTCACTACTACGACCCAACAACCTTCCGGCGCGGCATCACTGTGTCAGCGCCGTTCGAATTCGCCGACACGCGTCCGAGGCGGCTGGGGACGGTGACGGCTGCGGTGACCAGTGCGCCGTCACGTGGTCTCAGTGGCGCTGTGGGCGATGCACGTTCAAATCCACCTCCActcagcgcgcgcgcagctgcattCGCCACATACAAAGATGCAGgggcgacaccgccgccaacgGCGAAAAAAAGCTTCCACAATGTGGATGCAAGTAAGCACACCACGGCCGAGAACACGTTCCTCTCACTCGCCCCACACATACGTCAGACGCTGTTGTTTGGCCGACAGATGGAATtgcagctgcgtcgtgcGACGGATCGAGTTCGTCGCAGGACAGGCGTCGAGTAA